The nucleotide window CGGATTCTTCGCCTTTCTGAGCGGTCTCGACGCCTGGGTGTCCACGCAGTTCTGGGACTTCGAGCCCTCGATCGGCCCGCCCGCCGATGGATCCGTCGGGATCGCCCTCGGCTTCAAGGTCGATTTCCCCTAGCAGTCCGTGGCAAAACCCTGCGTCAGCGCCGAGAGCGGCGAGGCGCTCGCCTGACAAGGCGCGACGAGGGAGCATAGTAAGACTATGTGACCGAGGAGCAACGCAGCGCGCAGCGTTTCAGGCGAGATGCATTCGCTGCTCGAACGCAGCAGGGGTTTTGCCACGGGCTGCCGGGGGACCGACGGTGGTCCCGCCGTCGGAACTCAGCTAGCCGGGTCTCCGGTACGACTCCAGGCGGATCTCGTGCGGCGTCACGACGGCGAAGCTGTTGTGATGGAGCCAGTCCCCCGAGTTGAGATAGAACCTCCCCGGCGCCAGTTCGGTGACCTCCGGTCGGTGCGAGTGTCCGAACACGACGAGGTCCACATCCTCGTGGGCGGCCAGCACCTCGACCGCGTGCTGCGCGAGGAGCGACGCCCGGGGCGATTCGTGCCGTGCCCCTCCCGCCTGGGCCCGCCGCGTCCCGCTCGCGAGCCGCGCGAGGGGGAGCCCGAGATCGGGGTGGACCCACCGGAAGAGCCCGCGCCCCACCGGACTGCGGGCGGCCCGGCGCAGCACCCGGTAGCCCCGGTCCGCGGGGCCGAGTCCATCGCCGTGCGCGATGTACGCCCGCCGCCCCGCGATGCGTCGTCGCGCCGGCTCTTCGAGGATTTCGACTCCGACTTCGTCGCGGAGGAAACTCCCCCCCCACGCGTCGTGGTTCCCGCCCATGAACAGGATCGGCATGCCGCCTTCCACGAGCCTCCGCAGGCGAGCCAGCACGTCGAGCTGACCGCGCGGGATCACCTGGCGGTATTCGAACCAGAAGTCGAACAGGTCGCCGTTGATGAGGAGCTCCTCGCCCCAGCGGTCCGCCTCCTCGAGGAAGGCGAGAAACGCGCGGGCGTTCTCCTCGGCGACGGCCCCGAGGTGGATGTCGGACACGACGACGGTGCGTTCGGGCATGGGGCCGAAGCTCGGCGCGCCGGGCGCGGCGCGTCAAACGCCCGGCGGCAGACGGCCGCACACCCGTGACCGGTGAAAATTCGACACCCGGTGCGTCGCGGGAGCATATTGCGAACATGGAAGGCGCGAACGGAGCCGGAACGACGGAAGTGCGCGTACGTTACGCCGAGACCGATCAGATGGGGCGTGCGCACCACCGCCACTACCTCGTGTGGTGCGAACTCGGGCGTACGACGCTCATGCGCGAGCGCGGCGTGTCGTACGCGGAAC belongs to Candidatus Palauibacter australiensis and includes:
- a CDS encoding UDP-2,3-diacylglucosamine diphosphatase, which translates into the protein MPERTVVVSDIHLGAVAEENARAFLAFLEEADRWGEELLINGDLFDFWFEYRQVIPRGQLDVLARLRRLVEGGMPILFMGGNHDAWGGSFLRDEVGVEILEEPARRRIAGRRAYIAHGDGLGPADRGYRVLRRAARSPVGRGLFRWVHPDLGLPLARLASGTRRAQAGGARHESPRASLLAQHAVEVLAAHEDVDLVVFGHSHRPEVTELAPGRFYLNSGDWLHHNSFAVVTPHEIRLESYRRPG